From the Astatotilapia calliptera chromosome 6, fAstCal1.2, whole genome shotgun sequence genome, one window contains:
- the socs1b gene encoding suppressor of cytokine signaling 1b, giving the protein MVRDNCNKVVVQSPKQSHAAEPQSPSEPSEEHREQSPNRVESRELDLLHWVKNNCEEDAELWEVTGADSDGLPTHLRPFTSEAEYKLVKSTYQQLLQSDYYWGSLTMEEAHGKLKNAPAGTFLIRDSGQPDVFFTLSYQSDDGPTSIRIQLNKLHFNLFGSQRTFPSLFALLTYYTSSCCKLTVPFRIHRPEGLKQMCRRAFVGMFGADRISTLPGLNKQVRSYLWAYPHPI; this is encoded by the exons ATGGTCAGAGACAATTGCAATAAAGTGGTAGTACAAAGCCCAAAACAGAGCCACGCAGCCGAACCACAGAGCCCGAGTGAGCCCTCTGAAGAACACCGGGAACAGAGCCCAAACAGAGTGGAGTCGAGAGAGCTGGATTTACTGCACTGGGTCAAAAACAACTGTGAGGAAGACGCTGAGCTCTGG GAAGTGACTGGAGCTGATTCCGATGGGTTGCCCACACACCTCCGTCCGTTCACCAGCGAAGCAGAGTATAAACTAGTAAAAAGTACTTACCAGCAGCTTCTGCAGAGTGATTACTACTGGGGATCCCTGACCATGGAAGAAGCCCACGGAAAACTCAAAAATGCTCCTGCTGGAACCTTCCTTATCAG GGACAGCGGGCAGCCGGATGTTTTCTTCACTCTGAGTTACCAAAGCGACGATGGCCCGACGAGTATTCGCATCCAGCTGAACAAGCTCCACTTCAATCTGTTTGGCAGCCAGAGGACTTTTCCTTCACTCTTTGCTCTGCTGACTTACTACACCAGCTCCTGCTGTAAACTGACGGTGCCCTTTCGTATTCACCGCCCAGAGGGTCTGAAACAGATGTGCAGGAGGGCGTTTGTAGGCATGTTTGGAGCAGATAGGATAAGCACATTACCTGGTCTCAACAAGCAAGTGAGAAGCTACCTTTGGGCATACCCTCACCCTATATAG